The genomic interval GAGCTTTGGGAGTTGGCTCGGTTCAATCATTTGGCTCTTCTCGTAATCTGATAAATTTAATATTGTATCTGAATAATTTTAAAATCACTCAATTTGTTCGTAATTCAATTCAGCAGGTAACATCATTTTTTATTTCGTCGGAAAATGTAAAATCATCCGGCACGCTGATGTCGCAGATGGTAAAAGACAAAAACATTATTTTAGATTCAGATGTGTATAATAAAGGACTTCAGCAATTTAAAGAAAACCTTTCTGACATTTTAAAATTATGTGAAGAAAAAGGTATTCCGGTAATTATTGGTAAATTGGCAAGCAATTTAAAAGATCAAAAACCTTTTATTTCTGCTGAAACACCAGGATATTTTAATGCTGATAAAATTTACGAAGAAGCTTGGGAAAATTTTAAGAATGATAATTTTAAAAAGTCGGATTCACTTTTTAGATTAGCAAAGGATCTGGATGCACTTCGGTTTAGAGCGCCTTCAAAAATGAATTTAATTATTGATCAACTTGGAAAGGAATATAATGTTGCGACTGTTCCAATTGATTCAATATTTAATTCCGCTAGCCAGGGCGGAATAGTTGGCGGCAATTTAATTGTAGATCATCTTCACCCAAATGTTGAAGGATATCAGCTTATTGGAAAAGCGTTTTACAATTGCATGGAAAAGAAAGGATTTCTTCCCAAAACAGAAAATGCCAATATTCCATTTGCTAAACAAGATAGTGTAACTAAAGCAAATTTTGTATTTACAAAACTCGATTCAGCTATCGGCAATTACAATATTACACTTTTAAAACACAATTGGCCTTATGTTAAGAAAAGTATCCCAATGACTAAGTTTCGACACGATGATTTCTTAAATATGCTTCAGCCTAAAGATTTATCCGATTCTATTGCCGTATACAAGATAGAAGGCTTATCATGGACCGACGCTCATTTACTTGCAGCGAAAATGTATTTGAGAAGAGATGATATTAAAAATTACTTAAAACATATAAATACAATTCTTTATCAATATCCTGTTCTGAAAGATTTAAATACACTAATAACATATTTCTATAACCAAAATAAATTAGATCTTTCTGATTATACGCCAAAAAGAATTGGAATAATAAAATTATACCAAGAAAAATTTGATGAATCAATTAAATACTTGACTGACGCTTATAATTATAATTCAAATGATCTTTCAGTTATCTATAATCTTTCTGTGGCATATTATAAAAAGAGAGATTTTAAATCCGCATTAAAAATGATAAATAAATGCTTAGCTGTTGATAATAAATATGCTGAGGCAATATATCTGAAAAGAGAAATATTAAATCGATAAGAAAATGTTAACTATAAAATTAGATAGTAAAATAAGTTTATTAGTAAATACAATATTATTTGAAATGAAGAAAATTAAAAAAATTGGAAATCGAATTTATACATTACAATTTCTTCATATCTTTCTTTTTGGAAATTTAATATTCGCTCAATCTGAAACAAATAATAAACTTTGGTATAATAAGCCGGCGGCTCAATGGGTAGAAGCACTTCCGATTGGCAACGGCAGACTTGGAGCAATGGTATACGGTAATCCGGAAAATGAAATAATTCAATTAAATGAAAGTACAGTATGGGGCGGACAACCGCACAGAAATGATAACCTAGAAGCAAAAGAAGCATTACCAATTGTTCGTAAATTATTGTTTGAAGAAAAATCCAAAGAAGCTCAAGAAATTATAAATAAAAAATTTATTAGTAAAAATTCTCATGGAATGCCTTACCAAACTGTTGGGAATCTGAATTTAACTTTTCCCAATCATCAAAAATATAACAACTATTACAGAGAATTAAATATTGAAAATGCAGTTGCAACAACTATTTATAATGTTGATGATGTTACTTATAAACGTGAAATATTTTCTTCAGCGCCTGATCAATTAATTGTTTTAAAATTATCGGCAGATAAAAAAGGGCAAATTAATTTTATAGCAAAAATGAATCGACCTGCAAAAGTTGATGTAAAATCTTTTGGCACTGATTTATTAGTGATGTCCGGAATAACAACTGATTGCGATTCAATAAAAGGTGCATTAAAATTTCAAGTTAATGTAAAAATTAATATTGATGGCGGAAAAATTATTTCTGCTGATAGCTGTTTAATTGTAGAAAATTCCAATGAAGCAATAATTTATATTTCTATTGCATCAAGCTATAAAAACTATAATGATATTAGCGGCGACCCGAATTTATTGGCTGATTCCTATCTTGAAAAAGTTAAAAGTAAAAATTATGATCAAATTGTAAAAGATCACATTGCGGATTATCAAAAATATTTTAAGCGCGTAAATATTGATTTGGGGATTACAGATTCCGTAAAAAATCCTACGGATAAAAGAATTAAAAATTTTGCAAAAGGCAATGATCCTAATTTAGCTGCACTATATTTTCAATATGGAAGATATTTGTTAATATCATCATCGCGTTTAGGCGGGCAGCCCGCAAATCTGCAAGGAATTTGGAATAACCAACTTTATCCGCCATGGGACAGTAAATATACAGTTAACATAAATACGGAAATGAATTATTGGCCTTCGGAACCGGCAAATTTATCTGAAATGAATGAGCCATTAATTCAAATGATTAAAGAAGTTTCTGAAACCGGTAAAAAAACTGCAAAAGATATGTATGGAGCAAATGGCTGGGTTCTTCATCACAACACAGATTTGTGGAGAATAAATGGACCCGTTGACGGCGCATATTGGGGAATGTGGCCAATGGGCGGTGCTTGGTTTTGTCAGCATCTGTTTGAAAAATATGAATACAACGGTAGTAAAAAATATTTGGCAGATATTTATCCAATTATGAAAAGTGCAGTACAATTTTATTTGGACTTTTTAATTGAAGAACCAAAAAATAATTGGTTAGTTGTTTCACCTTCAAATTCTCCTGAAAATTCTCCTTCAATTCATCCGGAATCTTCTATTACTTATGGTACAACAATGGACAATCAATTATTGTTTGATTTGTTTTCAAAAACTGTTAAGGCTGCAGAAATCTTGAAAACTGATGAACAATTAATTAATGAAATGAAAATAGTAATTTCCAAATTACCGCCTATGCAGATTGGAAAACATTCGCAATTGCAAGAGTGGATTGAAGATTGGGATAACCCTGAAGATAAACATAGACATGTTTCTCATTTATACGGTGTTTTTCCGTCAAATCAAATATCACCATTTCGTACACCGGAATTATTTGATGCTGCACGCACTTCTTTAATTTATCGCGGCGATCCGTCAACGGGCTGGTCGATGAATTGGAAAATAAATTTATGGGCAAAATTTTTAGATGGAAATCATGCTTATAAATTAATTAAAGACCAAATAAATTTAGTTGAGAAAGATGGATTTGAAAAAGGCGGTACTTATCCAAATATGTTTGATGCTCATCCGCCATTCCAGATTGATGGAAATTTTGGTTTTACATCCGGAGTTACGGAAATGTTAATGCAAAGCGATGACGGAGCAATTTTTATTTTACCGGCTTTACCGGTTGATTGGAAGAAAGGAAGTATTATGGGACTTAGGGCGCGCGGCGGATTTTTGATCGAAAAATTAGAATGGGAAAATGGTGAAATTTCTAAACTTATAATTAAATCAACATTAGGCGGCAACTGTAGAATTCGTTCTTACAATAGTTTAAAATCTTATGATAAAAATTCTCTAAAACTTGCGGAAGGAGAGAACAAAAATTCATTTTATCAAGCGCCAAAAATTAAAGAACCAATTATTTCGGGAAAAGCTAAACTCAATAAAATAGAGATAAAAAAAACATACTTATATGATATTCAGACTGAAGCTGATAAAAGTTATGAATTTTATAAAATGTAATTAAAAAATTATGAAAAAGAAAAAAGTGAAATATTTAATAGCAATATTGTTTGTATTAATATCGCAAAGTTTATATTCGCAAAATGTTGAAAAACACAGAGTAATAATACTAACGGATATTGAAGCTGATCCGGATGATACTCAATCTTTAGTGCGATTACTACTTTATTCAAATGAAATTGATATAAAGGGAATAATTGCAACAACTTCTTGCTGGCTCAAATCAAAAGTTAATCCGGAATCGATAAAAAGGATTATAAATGCTTATGATCAAGTACAGCCGAATCTTTTAATTCATGATGAAAAATTTCCGAATGCAGATGTTTTATTTTCAATCGTTAAACAAGGACTTCCTGAATACGGAATGCTGGGTGTTGGCGCTAACAAGGATTCAGAAGGTTCTGATTGGATAATTAGTGAACTTGAAAAAAATGATGATCGTCCTTTATGGATTAGTGTTTGGGGTGGAGCTAACACACTTGCGCAATCATTATTTAAATTAAAAGAAATAAAATCAAAAAATGAGTTGGAAAAATTAATTTCTAAGTTGAGAGTTTATACAATATCAGATCAAGATGACAGCGGAATTTGGATAAGAAATAATTTTCCCGAATTATTTTATATTGTTAGTCCAGGAGATGATTATGGAAGTGCGACTTGGAGCGCAATTAATACTTTCATAAAAAATATTGATAATACTACAATAAGTAATTCATGGATTTCAAAAAATATTCAACAGTCGCACGGTCCTCTTGGTGCAGTTTATCCGGATGTTGCTTGGGGAATGGAAGGCGATACTCCTTCATTTTTATCTTTAATTCAAAATGGATTAAACGATGCGGAACACCCTGAATATGGCGGCTGGGGCGGAAGATATGAACTTTATAAACCTGATTATTCTACTCAAAAAAAAGGCGGTTCTGGAGTTCCGTTTGAACCTGAAACAAGAAAAATATGGACAAACGCAATAGATAAATATACGCCATATATCTTTAATGATTATGGAAGAGCTGTAAAATATGATTCAAATTCTTTTAATGATTATAAAGTTTCATTGTGGCGGTGGAGGGATGATTTTCAAAACGATTTTGCAGCCAGAATGGATTGGTGTACAAAATCATACGCAGACGCAAACCATGCTCCAATTATTGTTTTAAGCAATCAGGAACAAATTACAGTAAAATCCGGTGAGGGATTTACGTTGGATGCATTTAATACAACAGATCCAGATGGAGATAGTTTTAGTTTTTTATGGTTTAATTATCAAGAAGCCGGAACTTATAAAGAACAAGTAAAAATAGAAGGAACTGAAAATTCACATGGAGCTTATATTATTGCTCCAAAAGCTGAAAAGGAAGAAACAGTGCATTTTATTTTAAAAGTTACTGATAAAGGCGAACCAAGTTTGTCAGCTTATAAGAGAGTTATTGTAAAAATAGTTCCATAAAACATTTATTAAAAAATTTCATTCAATTTGTTAATAAATAATTTTGGTGAAATAGTGAAAAAAATTTCTTTGAATTTTATAATTGTTATTTCTTTAACATTTTTATCATGTATTGTTTTTGCGCAGCGCCCATGGACTCAAACAATTGAATCGCCAATTGTGCATTCTGATAAAACTGTAACATTTAATTTAAAAGCTCCCGATGCAAAAAAAGTTGAAATAAGCTCTCAATTTCTTAAAGGCAGTCAAATTTTAAAAAAGGATACATCTGGAATATGGACAATTACCTTGGGCCCTATAGAACCTGATATTTATCCATATAATTTTATCGTTGATGGAATTTTAGTCGCGGATCCAAATAACATAAACATATTTCCAAATGAAAGATTTAAGAGCAGTTTAGTAGATATTCCGGGAGGAAAAACTGAATTGTATGTTTCACAAAATGTTCCTCATGGAAATGTAACGTATTGTTATTATTATTCGGAAACATTAAAGACCGTTAGGCCTCTTTTAATATATACTCCTCCGGGCTATAATGAAAATAAAAATAAATATCCTGTATTTTATTTAGTGAGCGGCACTACCGATACTGAAGAGACTTGGTTCAAAGTTGGAAGAACAAATTTTATACTTGATAATTTAATTGCACAAAACAAAGCAGTTCCTATGATTGTTGTTATGCCTTACGGAAACATGCTGTGCGGAACTCCTGACCCGAATACAATTCAAGCTGCAGATATGTACAAGTTATTCAGCGATGATCTAAGCACTAACATAATTCCTTATGTTGAAAATAATTATAGAGTTATCGGCGATAGGGAACATCGGGCAATTGCCGGCTTTTCACGAGGCGGAGGTCAATCACTTTTTGCGGGTTTTATGAACTTTGATAAGTTTTCGTGGATTTGCTCTTACAGCGCTTTTTTAACCCGAGAAGTTTTTGATAAATACTTTGAAAATATCTATGGAAATTCTGCCTTTACAAATAAAGAAACAAATCTGCTTTGGCTTGGTGTTGGCAGAGAAGATTTTCTTTACAAGCAAGCTGTAACTTTTGCGGAAATTCTTAAATCATATAATATTGAATATAAGTCGCTTATTACCGACGGCGGTCATACTTGGATGAACGCCAGACATTATCTGACGGAAACGCTGCAGCTTTTCTTTAAATAGTTAATAATTAGTTATGTGATACTGAAATTATTTGCAAAAAATTGAACCGGTTTTAACGTATAAAAAACGATATATAAAAATAAAGATTTTAATCATTATTAAATGAGGTAGGAAAATGAAAATAATAATTGCCGTTTTACTCTTAATCATAACATCCGGTACAAATTATTTTGCTCAATCAGAAGAGAATTCGGTTATAGAGAATTTTAAACCGTCTTCAAATACTCAGCCCGGCAAAGATTATCCGATGGTTAATTCTGAAAGAAGAGTTAGAGCAAGTGTTTCTGCGCCCGACGCGCATACGGTTCAGCTCGATATCAGCGCGGTAAAATATGATCTCAAAAAAGACGCAAACGGAATATGGACCGGCGAATCTGCACCGCAAGATGAAGGGTTTCACTATTATCAGTTATGGATTGACGGAGCCGCTGTTCCTGATCCTAGCAGTTTATATTATTACGGCGCCATGAGATGGGGCAGCGGAATCGATATTCCAGCGCATGATGAAAATATTTATGAAATTAAAAATGTTCCGCACGGACAAATCAGAGAAATTTATTTCCCTTCAAAAAGCACAAATTGCGATAGGAGAGCTTTTGTCTATACGCCTCCAGATTATGAAAAAAATCTAAATGATAAATATCCTGTCTTATACCTGCAGCACGGATGGGGAGAAAACGAATACGGCTGGCCTAATCAGGGAAAGACGAATTTTATTATGGATAATCTTATCGCGGAAGGTAAAGCAAAACCGTTTATAATTGTTATGACATACGGAATGACAAACGAAGTTAAAATTGGCGGACTAAAAGATTTTGACATTACGCCGTTTCAAACTGTGTTGGTCGACGAACTCATTCCTTACATTGATTCAAATTTTAGAACGTTAAAAGATCAGCCGAACAGAGCAATGGCCGGCTTATCTATGGGCGGATTTGAAACTCGACTAATCACACTTAAAAATCTAGATATTTTTTCGCATATCGGCCTTTTTAGCGGCGGAAGCATTAGCCTTGAAGATGTAAAGAACACACCTAATTTTAAAGAAAAAGTCAAACTTGTTTTTGTCAGTTTTGGCGGACGCGAAATCGATGCGATGAAAAACAGTAATAGAAATTTCTGGGGTGATCCGGTTGAAAATACTAATGCTATTACTAAAGAAGGTGTAAATACACATTTTTATGTTTCTCCAGAAACAGCGCATGAATGGCAAAGTTGGAGAAGAAGTTTGTATGAGTTTGCTCAGTTAGTATTTAAGAAATAAGGAAAATTTTATGAAAAATATTCAGCTAGCGTTATTTCTTACGCTGATAGTTATATCGAACAATATAAACTTTGCGCAAAATATTGTTGAAGATTTTAAACCATCGTCAACAGTTCAGCCGGGGAAAGAATTTCCTGAGGTAAATTCGGAAGGCAGAGTTAGAGTTTCAATCTCGGCTCCTGAAGCTAAACGTGTTCAGCTCGATATTAGCGCCGTAAAATATGATCTTAAAAAAAATACAGAAGGTATTTGGATTGGAGAATCTGATCCGCAAGATGAAGGATTTCATTATTATCAAATTTGGGTTGACGGCGCCGCGGTTCCCGATCCCGGCAGTTTATACTTTTACGGCGCTGGACGTTGGGGAAGCGGAATTGAAATCCCTGCAAATGATAATGATTTTTATAAATTAAAAAATGTTCCGCATGGAAACGTATGTGAGAAGTTATACTTTTCAAATTTAACTCAAAAATGGCGAAGGTGTTTTGTTTATACACCGCCGGATTACAATTCAAATTCACTTGATAGATTTCCGGTTTTGTATTTGCAGCATGGAAGTTTTGAGGATGAAACCGGCTGGAAAAATCAAGGCTTTGCAAATCTGATTTTAGATAATTTGATTGCAGAAAATAAAGCAATTCCGATGATTATTGTTATGGATAATGGTTATGCATTTGAAGCATCTCAAAACAGCGATAAAAAAAATCCGCCCAAATTTGTGTTTGAAGAAGTTTTAATTCAAGAAATAATTCCAATGATTGATACAACTTATAGAACAATTGCCGACAGGAATCATAGGGCAATGGCAGGACTTTCAATGGGCGCAAATCAAACAATAAGAATCACAATGAACAATTTGGACAAATTTTCTTATATCGGAGGATTCAGCGGAACATCAAATTATCCGAGTAGTGATAAAATCGACCGTGAAACATTTATGAACGGAATTTTCAAAAACGGAAATGATTTGAATAAAAAAATAAATCTCTTTTGGTTAGGAATGGGAACAAAAGAACCAAACCCTTTTCCCGGTTCTATTGGCGCATTTCTGGCAATGCTGAATGAAGCTGGTGTAGAGCATGTTTATTATGAATCTCCAAAAACAGCTCATGAATGGCTTACATGGCGAAGAAGCTTATATCAATTTGCTCAATTGTTATTTAAAAAGAATAAATAATGCGGGATGATAGAAATGAAATTGGTTAAAATATTTTTACCGATATGTTTATTGATAACTACTTTAACGCATGCTCAAGAAACAATTGAATTGTACAGTGCGCAAATTCCCAATTCAAAAATTTCAAGCGTTAAAGAAGAATTCGATAATGGGATTTATAAAGGTGTTACAATTCCGACTTTGGAAATCTTCTTACCCGAAAAAGATAAAGCAAATGGAACCGGAGTAATAATTTGTCCTGGCGGCGGTTATGCGGTTATTGTTTATGAAGCCGAAGGAATTAGAACCGCAAAAGAATTTGCGAAACATGGAATTGCCGCGTTTATATTAAAATATAGACTTCCAAATGACTCTTCAATGTTAGATAAAAAAAACGGACCGCTTCAAGACGCGCTTCAGGCAATGAAAATTGTAAGAGAAAACACGGAAAAATGGAATTTGAACAAAAACAAAATTGGGATAATGGGTTTTTCCGCGGGCGGACATTTGGCATCAACAGCTGCAACTCATTTTGATATGAAAATAATTGAAAATGCAGAAGGCATAAATTTACGTCCGGATTTTCAAATCCTGATTTATCCAGTAATCAGCATGCGTGAAATACTTACGCATAAAGGCTCAAGGTATAATTTGCTCGGTGATAATCCAACCGAAGAAATTACCGATTTGTTTTCAAACGAATTACAAGTAAATGAAAAAACGCCGCCGGCATATATTACTCACACAGGTGATGATGTAGTTGTTACAGTTGATAACAGTTTGGAATATTACAAAGCGCTGCAGAAATTTAATATTCCCACGGAAATTCACATTTATCCAAAAGGAAATCACGGATTTGTACTTTCTCAAATTACTGAAAAATGGATGGAGCCAATCATTAATTGGTTGAATATAAATAATTAAAATTAATTAAAAAATGCAGATTATAAAAAATACAAAAGTTGTTTCAGTCGGAATTAATTCAGCTGAATTTAGTGAAATAAAATTCAGTTAATAACCGGTAGTGGGAAAATTCAAATTAAAGTATGAATTATAAATAACAATATATAGAGTTAAAGATGAAAAAGTTAATTTTTACAATTTTATTCGTTTCAATATCATTTAATATTTACGGACAATTACTGCCGTATAGAAATCCGAATTTAAGTTCGGAAGAAAGAGCAAAAGATTTAATTTCGCGTTTAACATTAGAAGAAAAAGCAGCTTTGATGTGCGACATTTCAGACGCGATACCTCGGCTTGGAATTAAGAAATTTAATTGGTGGAGTGAAGCGCTGCACGGGTTAGCAAACAACGACAGTGTTACGGTTTTTCCTCAACCAATAGGAATGGCTGCTTCATTTGACGATGAATTAGTTTATAAAATATTTGACGCTGTATCGGATGAAACACGAGCTAAATATAATATATCTCAGAAAAGAGGTCAGGAAAACAAAAGATTTTTAAGTCTTTCAGTTTGGACTCCGAACATAAATATTTTCCGCGATCCAAGATGGGGGCGCGGACAGGAAACGTACGGTGAAGATCCATATCTTATGTCTAGAATGGGAATATCCGTTGTTAAAGGTCTGCAGGGCCCTGAAGATGCGAAGTATAAAAAATTATTAGCATGTGCAAAACATTACGCCGTTCATTC from Ignavibacteriota bacterium carries:
- a CDS encoding glycoside hydrolase family 95 protein; this translates as MKKIKKIGNRIYTLQFLHIFLFGNLIFAQSETNNKLWYNKPAAQWVEALPIGNGRLGAMVYGNPENEIIQLNESTVWGGQPHRNDNLEAKEALPIVRKLLFEEKSKEAQEIINKKFISKNSHGMPYQTVGNLNLTFPNHQKYNNYYRELNIENAVATTIYNVDDVTYKREIFSSAPDQLIVLKLSADKKGQINFIAKMNRPAKVDVKSFGTDLLVMSGITTDCDSIKGALKFQVNVKINIDGGKIISADSCLIVENSNEAIIYISIASSYKNYNDISGDPNLLADSYLEKVKSKNYDQIVKDHIADYQKYFKRVNIDLGITDSVKNPTDKRIKNFAKGNDPNLAALYFQYGRYLLISSSRLGGQPANLQGIWNNQLYPPWDSKYTVNINTEMNYWPSEPANLSEMNEPLIQMIKEVSETGKKTAKDMYGANGWVLHHNTDLWRINGPVDGAYWGMWPMGGAWFCQHLFEKYEYNGSKKYLADIYPIMKSAVQFYLDFLIEEPKNNWLVVSPSNSPENSPSIHPESSITYGTTMDNQLLFDLFSKTVKAAEILKTDEQLINEMKIVISKLPPMQIGKHSQLQEWIEDWDNPEDKHRHVSHLYGVFPSNQISPFRTPELFDAARTSLIYRGDPSTGWSMNWKINLWAKFLDGNHAYKLIKDQINLVEKDGFEKGGTYPNMFDAHPPFQIDGNFGFTSGVTEMLMQSDDGAIFILPALPVDWKKGSIMGLRARGGFLIEKLEWENGEISKLIIKSTLGGNCRIRSYNSLKSYDKNSLKLAEGENKNSFYQAPKIKEPIISGKAKLNKIEIKKTYLYDIQTEADKSYEFYKM
- a CDS encoding DUF1593 domain-containing protein, encoding MKKKKVKYLIAILFVLISQSLYSQNVEKHRVIILTDIEADPDDTQSLVRLLLYSNEIDIKGIIATTSCWLKSKVNPESIKRIINAYDQVQPNLLIHDEKFPNADVLFSIVKQGLPEYGMLGVGANKDSEGSDWIISELEKNDDRPLWISVWGGANTLAQSLFKLKEIKSKNELEKLISKLRVYTISDQDDSGIWIRNNFPELFYIVSPGDDYGSATWSAINTFIKNIDNTTISNSWISKNIQQSHGPLGAVYPDVAWGMEGDTPSFLSLIQNGLNDAEHPEYGGWGGRYELYKPDYSTQKKGGSGVPFEPETRKIWTNAIDKYTPYIFNDYGRAVKYDSNSFNDYKVSLWRWRDDFQNDFAARMDWCTKSYADANHAPIIVLSNQEQITVKSGEGFTLDAFNTTDPDGDSFSFLWFNYQEAGTYKEQVKIEGTENSHGAYIIAPKAEKEETVHFILKVTDKGEPSLSAYKRVIVKIVP
- a CDS encoding esterase, translated to MVKKISLNFIIVISLTFLSCIVFAQRPWTQTIESPIVHSDKTVTFNLKAPDAKKVEISSQFLKGSQILKKDTSGIWTITLGPIEPDIYPYNFIVDGILVADPNNINIFPNERFKSSLVDIPGGKTELYVSQNVPHGNVTYCYYYSETLKTVRPLLIYTPPGYNENKNKYPVFYLVSGTTDTEETWFKVGRTNFILDNLIAQNKAVPMIVVMPYGNMLCGTPDPNTIQAADMYKLFSDDLSTNIIPYVENNYRVIGDREHRAIAGFSRGGGQSLFAGFMNFDKFSWICSYSAFLTREVFDKYFENIYGNSAFTNKETNLLWLGVGREDFLYKQAVTFAEILKSYNIEYKSLITDGGHTWMNARHYLTETLQLFFK
- a CDS encoding esterase, with translation MKIIIAVLLLIITSGTNYFAQSEENSVIENFKPSSNTQPGKDYPMVNSERRVRASVSAPDAHTVQLDISAVKYDLKKDANGIWTGESAPQDEGFHYYQLWIDGAAVPDPSSLYYYGAMRWGSGIDIPAHDENIYEIKNVPHGQIREIYFPSKSTNCDRRAFVYTPPDYEKNLNDKYPVLYLQHGWGENEYGWPNQGKTNFIMDNLIAEGKAKPFIIVMTYGMTNEVKIGGLKDFDITPFQTVLVDELIPYIDSNFRTLKDQPNRAMAGLSMGGFETRLITLKNLDIFSHIGLFSGGSISLEDVKNTPNFKEKVKLVFVSFGGREIDAMKNSNRNFWGDPVENTNAITKEGVNTHFYVSPETAHEWQSWRRSLYEFAQLVFKK
- a CDS encoding esterase, giving the protein MKNIQLALFLTLIVISNNINFAQNIVEDFKPSSTVQPGKEFPEVNSEGRVRVSISAPEAKRVQLDISAVKYDLKKNTEGIWIGESDPQDEGFHYYQIWVDGAAVPDPGSLYFYGAGRWGSGIEIPANDNDFYKLKNVPHGNVCEKLYFSNLTQKWRRCFVYTPPDYNSNSLDRFPVLYLQHGSFEDETGWKNQGFANLILDNLIAENKAIPMIIVMDNGYAFEASQNSDKKNPPKFVFEEVLIQEIIPMIDTTYRTIADRNHRAMAGLSMGANQTIRITMNNLDKFSYIGGFSGTSNYPSSDKIDRETFMNGIFKNGNDLNKKINLFWLGMGTKEPNPFPGSIGAFLAMLNEAGVEHVYYESPKTAHEWLTWRRSLYQFAQLLFKKNK
- a CDS encoding alpha/beta hydrolase — protein: MKLVKIFLPICLLITTLTHAQETIELYSAQIPNSKISSVKEEFDNGIYKGVTIPTLEIFLPEKDKANGTGVIICPGGGYAVIVYEAEGIRTAKEFAKHGIAAFILKYRLPNDSSMLDKKNGPLQDALQAMKIVRENTEKWNLNKNKIGIMGFSAGGHLASTAATHFDMKIIENAEGINLRPDFQILIYPVISMREILTHKGSRYNLLGDNPTEEITDLFSNELQVNEKTPPAYITHTGDDVVVTVDNSLEYYKALQKFNIPTEIHIYPKGNHGFVLSQITEKWMEPIINWLNINN